A segment of the Synechococcus sp. CBW1002 genome:
GTCGTTGGCACCACAGTCGATCATGTCGAGGATGCCGATCGGGCGCGCAGTGATCAAACAACCGGCAAAGGTTGGCTCTTCCATGATCACCATGGCATCGAGCGGAGCGCCATCCTCCGCAAGGGTGTTGGGGACGAAGCCATAGTCGAAGGGGTAGCGCACCGAAGAGTGCAGCACCCGGTCGAGGGCCATGATGCCGGCCTCCGCGTTGTACTCATATTTGTTGCGACTGCCGGCCGGGATCTCAACGATCAGATTGACCAGTCCCGGTGCCGGACAGGCCGCCAGTTTGCTGAGATCCATGGCCCGTCTCGCGCAGGGGGATTGTCACGGCAGGCCCTGGAGCCGCGGCGGAAGGCAGCCAGGTGGGCCGTTGAGCCATCACGCTACCGAGGGGCACGAGAACGGTGGCAAGGGCGATGGTGAAGCCCAGAATGGGAGAGAGCGAGAGCTGGATCAGCCCCGGACTGGGGGGCTCCTCAAGGGATTCCTGACCGGTATCGAGACCGTCTTGCTTCTGATCTTCAGGAGTGGTCTGGAGCAAGGCCCCGATCAGTGAGGCGGTGGCAGGAGGAGGATGGTCCATGAAAAAGCGGAACCCACGAGCAAGTCAGCCGCGGCCGGAGGGGCAACTGACCTGAAGGGCCCTACCTGTGGCGACGGCTCAGCTGCGGAACTCATGGCACTGCCCTAAGGAGGGAATGAGGAGCCGCAGCAGCTGAAACACAGGAAGGGACGAACGGCCTGAGGGGTCCTGAAGACGGGGATGAAAGAAGGAACAGGAATCTTACGTCTCCCTGCAGGCAAGCGATGCATCCAGTTTGGCAACAACTCAAGCGCCTCATTTCAGTCCGCCGATTGAGCCAGTGCAGCTTCTGGCTCTGCGGATGTCACTACGGCAGATGTCGACGATGACGGATCGCTGGCGATTCCTCAGGCAGCTCGCTGGCGATTCCTCAGGCTGCCGGTCGCGCCTGATCAAAGCTGTCGCGGTGGGCAGGCGCAGGCAGGGGGGCTGAGCCCTCCTCGAACGCATCGAGACGGCTGCGGATCGCGCGCAGCTCATCGAGAATCGATGTGAGCAGCTGCTGGGTCGCGGTCGACGGCGAGTTGAGCACCTCCACGGTCACCTCCTTGATCCTCAGGACATCCCGGGCGAAGCGAGCCACCTCATGGGGATGGAACAGCAGCGGATCCTTCTGGTCGCTTCGGTACTCGGGATTGAGCTTGCGTGGATTGAAGGGGGGATTGAGGTTGCGCGGATCGGTGTTGGTGTAGCGATAGACCGAAGCCCTTGAACGGTTGAGCGCCTTCTGGACCTCATCAATGCCGATCAGTCCCTCCGGGGTAATCGCTGCAGCGGCCCCTGCGGCAGGCGGCTCCTGTTCGCTGGCGGGGCGATCAGGCCCGGACGCGGCCGGAACATATCCAGATGGAGCCACTGCCCCATAACCCACCCCTCGGGGCGGAGAAGGGGGAGTCGCAGCAGGGGCACTGCGCAGGCCCGGTGCCAGACCGGTGAAACCGCTGGCCACCGCCGAAACAGGCGCCGCAGCGCTCGAAGCCAGCCCTCCCGCTCCACCGTTTGTTCCTGGGAAGGGTGGCATGAGACGACAGTTAGACAGGTGGGAAACGCGCCAGACGCTAGCAGAGCTTTCCAGGTGTGCCAGGGGCTCCGCCGTGGGATCAGGCCCCTTCAGCAACCGTCCCGCTCACCCTTGCAGGATTCTTCGACCATCAGTCAGGCCCTGGGCAGTGGTAATTTCCCAAATCCACTGCCCCACAACGATGCGCGTCTCCCGCCTGATGCTGGTGACGCTCCGGGACGATCCGGCAGAAGCTGAGATTGCCTCGCACAAGCTGCTGTTGCGGGCCGGATACATCCGCCGCATCGCCTCGGGCATCTACGCCTATCTCCCCCTGCTCTGGCGGGTGCTGCG
Coding sequences within it:
- a CDS encoding inorganic diphosphatase, encoding MDLSKLAACPAPGLVNLIVEIPAGSRNKYEYNAEAGIMALDRVLHSSVRYPFDYGFVPNTLAEDGAPLDAMVIMEEPTFAGCLITARPIGILDMIDCGANDGKLLCVPAADARQVGVRSIRQISPNQLEDVAEFFRTYKSIEGRKTTITGWLDVVEVPALLQRCMEAAQLANTPISVPSLDP